A single region of the Deinococcus roseus genome encodes:
- a CDS encoding helix-turn-helix domain-containing protein has product MRQALSNIDLAQALDNAGGVKVVRITHLQKNQLVWRVVWHGQVQQFTMAILDVHQSEIPERPTARQLGKASPLATTTKFRSRSSWTVEQLVEEDLPLYWCEPWLKQEFDRLGSFAKIDQMYGYPETSLSNFASREFGWNVKPRQLNKKQEALQMHAAGKSTREIMDALGIPKGTVNRWFRELK; this is encoded by the coding sequence GTGAGGCAGGCCCTTTCCAACATCGATCTCGCCCAGGCCCTGGACAATGCCGGTGGGGTGAAGGTGGTGCGGATCACCCACCTGCAGAAGAACCAGCTGGTCTGGCGGGTGGTGTGGCATGGTCAGGTCCAGCAGTTCACCATGGCCATTTTGGACGTGCATCAATCTGAAATCCCAGAGCGGCCCACAGCCAGGCAGCTCGGCAAGGCTTCACCGCTGGCCACCACCACGAAATTCCGGAGTCGGTCATCGTGGACGGTGGAGCAGCTGGTGGAAGAGGACTTGCCGCTGTACTGGTGTGAGCCATGGTTGAAGCAGGAGTTTGACCGGCTGGGCTCATTCGCTAAAATCGACCAGATGTACGGCTATCCGGAGACCAGCCTGAGCAATTTTGCCAGCAGAGAATTCGGCTGGAACGTGAAACCCAGGCAGCTGAACAAGAAGCAGGAAGCTTTGCAGATGCATGCTGCTGGGAAAAGCACCCGTGAAATCATGGATGCGCTGGGGATTCCAAAAGGCACAGTGAACCGTTGGTTCAGGGAGCTGAAGTGA